The DNA window GGCATTTTTAATTCTCTATAAATATTTTAAATATAAAAGATTTTTAACTAAAAAATTTATGCATTTTAATGTATTACAAATTATAATATTTTAATAAAGTTATAATATATATGTTATCATATTATTTCGATTTTTAATATTTAACATCATATAAATTTAAAATTTTTATATATTTCAAGAATTTTGAAGCATTTAATTTTGTATAAAATTTTTGTTTTAAATATAAACAAATTTTTATATAAATTAATTATTATATAAAATATTTTTAAATATTAAAATTTATAAACTAAAAAACAAAAAAATTATATAATTTTTTTAGAAAAATTATATATAATATATAAAACGTTAAACGTTCTATGTCAAATAAATCTTATGTAAAATTTTCAGTTGAACATTTTTCATCTTTAGTATTATACGTATATAATTTAAAAATAAAAACAATTGAAAAAATTATAAATAAAAAAATTAAACAATTTCCTAATTTTTTTAAAAATATACCTTGTATTATAGATGTTTCTAATTTAACTGAACATGATTATTTATATTGGCAAGAAGCTTATCATAGTATTTTAAACACAGGACTATATATTATTGGCGTAAGTGGATACATCAATAACAAATGGAAGCTAGCTTTAATTAAAAGTAATATACCAATCTTAAATAAAAAAAGATCAATTGATAAAAATTTTTCTTCAAAACCAGAAAAATACAAAAAAATTTATAGCGATTTTGTTGTTGATAAACCGGTGCGATCCGGACAAATTATATATGCAAAAAATAAAAATTTAATAATTATAAATACTGTAAGTTCAGGTGCTGAAATAATTGCAGACGGCAACATTCACGTGTACGGAACTTTACGTGGAAAAGCTTTTGCAGGAGTAGGAGAAGCAGATAGTCAAAAATGTCAAATTTTTTGTACGCAATTGTTAGCAGAATGCATATCAATCGCAGGTAAATTTTGGATTAATGAAGATATTCCAAAATCAAATTTAGGAAAATCTGCAAGATTTTTTTTAAAAAAAAATATATTAACTATTCAAAAATTTAGTTTGTAAGGAAATAATTATGACAAAAATTTTAGCAATTACTTCAGGAAAAGGAGGAGTGGGAAAAACTACGTCTAGTGCTTCAATAGCGACAGGTTTAGCTATTTTAAAAAAAAAAACAGTGGTGATTGATTTCGATGTTGGATTAAGAAATCTTGATTTAATTATGGGATGTGAAAGAAGAGTGGTATATGATTTAGTTAATGTTATTCAAGGAGAAGCATCATTAAATCAAGCTTTAATTAAAGATAAATACACTGATAAATTGTATATTTTACCAGCTTCTCAAACAAAAGATAAAAATATATTAACACATGAATCTATTAGTATTATGTTAAAAAATTTGCAAGATATGCAATTTGATTTTATTATATGTGATTCTCCGGCAGGAATTGAAAAAGGCGCTCTTCTTTCTTTTTATTTTGCGGATGAAGCAATTGTTATTACAAATCCAGAGATATCATCTGTACGTGATTCAGATCGAATTTTAGGTATGTTATCTTCAAAATCTTATCGAGCTGAAAACAATCTTGAACCTATAAAAGAACACTTATTATTAACACGATATAATGTAAAGCGTGTAATTAATGGCGATATGTTAAGTGCAGAAGACGTAATTGATATTTTACGTATTCCTCTATTAGGTATAATACCCGAAGATACATCTATCTTAAAAGCT is part of the Wigglesworthia glossinidia endosymbiont of Glossina morsitans morsitans (Yale colony) genome and encodes:
- the minD gene encoding septum site-determining protein MinD, which encodes MTKILAITSGKGGVGKTTSSASIATGLAILKKKTVVIDFDVGLRNLDLIMGCERRVVYDLVNVIQGEASLNQALIKDKYTDKLYILPASQTKDKNILTHESISIMLKNLQDMQFDFIICDSPAGIEKGALLSFYFADEAIVITNPEISSVRDSDRILGMLSSKSYRAENNLEPIKEHLLLTRYNVKRVINGDMLSAEDVIDILRIPLLGIIPEDTSILKASNQGKPIILDNKSQAGQAYKKVSRRLLGEECTFNILKKEKKIGIIRRLFYGIKHGIT
- the minC gene encoding septum site-determining protein MinC, with the translated sequence MSNKSYVKFSVEHFSSLVLYVYNLKIKTIEKIINKKIKQFPNFFKNIPCIIDVSNLTEHDYLYWQEAYHSILNTGLYIIGVSGYINNKWKLALIKSNIPILNKKRSIDKNFSSKPEKYKKIYSDFVVDKPVRSGQIIYAKNKNLIIINTVSSGAEIIADGNIHVYGTLRGKAFAGVGEADSQKCQIFCTQLLAECISIAGKFWINEDIPKSNLGKSARFFLKKNILTIQKFSL